GCGGCAAACACTTTCCCGGCCACGGCTTCGTCAAAGCCGATTCGCACACCGAAGTGCCGGTGGACAAGCGCAGCTTGAAAGCCATCCTGGCCGACGACGCTGCGCCCTACCCCTGGCTCAGCACTACGCTCACCAGCGTGATGCCTGCCCACGTCATTTATCCCAAGGTGGACAGCCGCCCCGCAGGCTTTTCGCAGCGCTGGCTGCAAGAGATTTTGCGCCGCCAGATGCGCTTTGACGGCGCCATCTTCAGCGACGACCTCAGCATGGAAGGCGCGCGTCGCATTGACGGCCAGGTGGTGAGCTACACCGACGCTGCACTGGCTGCGCTGGAGGCAGGCTGCGACCTAGTGCTGCTGTGCAACCAGAGCCTGGGCAAGGGCGAGGCGGTGGACGAGTTGATTGACGGGCTGGCCGCCGCACAGGCGCAAGGCTGCTGGCAGCCTAACGTGGACAGCGAATCGCGCCGCCTGGCACTGCTGCCCGAGACACTGCCACAGCCCTGGGATGAGTTGATGCTGCAGCCTGCTTACATGCAGGCGCTGGATCTGTTGATGTGAGGGCACGACAGCGGCAGCGCCACCTGAGGGGCGGGGGGGTGTTGCCGGGGTCAGGTCAAGGCGCGGGGGAGGTGGCCTGTGCCGCAGAACTGGTGACTGGACTGGCGGCTTGGGGCTCTGAGGCCGTGGCAGGCAGGGTGGCCGCCAAGGCCGCCGGTGAGGGCGGCTCCCCATGCCAGCGCCGCACCACGCGCTGAAAGATCAGCGCATTCGGTATCTGCACCCAGGCGCTGCCTGGCGGGGTGTTGAACTCTTCCAGCGTGGTGTAGAGCAGATTCACGTCCACCACGCGGCCCTTGGCGCCGGGCTTTTCGGCGGTGTCCAGCACCTCGACATGGTCGCCAATGCGAAACGGCCGCACCGTGAAGATCAGCAGCGCGCAGAACAGGTTGGACAGCACGCTCCAAGCCGCAAAAAACGCCACAGCGCCCACGGTGGCAAAGCCGGTGAAGGCCGTCCACAGCACGGTGGCCGAGACGCCCAGGCGCTCCAGCACCAGCAGCACCGCGCTGGCCATGATGGTCCAGCGGATGAGCCCGTTGATGGGCACCACCAGCTCGCCGGGCAGTTGGTAGTGCATGGCTGTTTTGCGCACCAGCCGCCGCAGCAACCCTTGCAGCAAAAAGGCGACCAGCATGATGCCCAGGATCTGGCCGCCGGGCACGATCACCTCCAGCCAGTCTTGCACCCACTCCGGCAGGCGGTGTTTGGGAATCGCCATGGATGTCCGAGGTAATGGGGTCTGTGGATCAGCTCTCGCGGCGCAGGGCCGGGAACAGGATCACGTCGCGGATGCTGGGGCTGTCGGTCAGCAGCATCATCAGGCGGTCAATGCCAATGCCGCAGCCGCCGGTGGGGGGCATGCCGTATTCGAGCGCACGCACAAAGTCGTGGTCGTAGAACATGGCTTCGTCGTCGCCACTGTCCTTGGCGGCCACCTGGGCATGAAAGCGCGCGGCCTGGTCTTCGGCGTCGTTCAGTTCGCTGAAGCCGTTGCCGAATTCGCGGCCGGTGATGTACAGCTCAAAGCGCTCGGTCACCTCGGGGCGCGTGTCGTTGGCGCGGGCCAGCGGGCTGATTTCGGTGGGGTGCTCCATGATGAAGGTGGGCTGCCACAGCTTGTCTTCCACGGTTTCTTCAAAGTAGAACACCTGCAGGCTGGCCAACGAGCGGGTGGAGAGCTTGTCCTTCTCTTCCGACATGCCCAGCTTTTTCAAGGCGCTGATGAGCCACGCGGCGTCGTCCACATGGGCGCCCGCCTCGGTGTACTGGAAGATGGCTTCGCGGATGGTCAGGCGGGCAAACGGCTGGCTCAGGTCCACATCGCGGCCGCCATAGCTCAGTTGCAGCGAGCCGGTGGCTTTGAGCGCCACTTCGCGGATCAGCTTTTCGGTGAATTCCATCAGGTCCTGGTAGTTCCAGTACGCGGCGTAGAACTCCATCATCGTGAACTCGGGGTTGTGGCGCACCGATATGCCTTCGTTGCGGTAGCTGCGGTTGATTTCAAACACGCGCTCAAAGCCGCCCACGATCAGGCGCTTGAGGTACAGCTCGGGCGCAATGCGCAGGAACATTTCCTGCTCCAGCGCGTTGTGGTGCGTCACAAACGGCTTGGCATTGGCGCCGCCCGGAATGGGGTGCAGCATGGGTGTCTCGACTTCCAGGAAGTCGTTTTGCACCATGAAGTCGCGCAGCCCCGCCACGGCCTTGCTGCGGGCCACAAAGCGCTTGCGGGCCTGCTCGTCGGTGATCAGGTCCACGTAGCGCTGGCGGTACTTTTGTTCCTGGTCGCTCATGCCGTGGAACTTGTCGGGCAGCGGGCGCAGGCTCTTGGTGAGCAGGCGCAGGCTGGTCACCTTGATCGACAGCTCGCCGGTCTTGGTCTTCATCAGCGTGCCTTCGGCGCCCACGATGTCACCCAGGTCCCAGTGCTTGAAGGCGGCGTACAGCTCTTCGCCCACGGCATCGCGGGTGATGTAGAGCTGGATGCGGCCACCGGTGTCGCCCAGCGAGCCGTCTTGCACCGTGGCAAAGCTGGCCTTGCCCATCACGCGCTTGAGCATCATGCGGCCGCCCACGCTCACGGTGACGGGGTTGGCCTCCAGCGCTTCGGCGTCTGCACCACTGTGCGCGGCTTGCAGGGCCGCGGCCTTGTGGGCGGGCTTGAAGTTGTTGGGGAACGCCACGGCGCCGCCCTGGGCCTGGGCTTCACGCAGGGCGCGGAGCTTTTCGCGGCGCTCGGCGATGAGCTGGTTTTCGTCTTGGGGGGCGGGGGCGTGGTTCTGTTCAGACATAGGGGCTGGGTGCAGTGGCTGCAGGGCTTTTGGAAGGGGCCACGGCGCGCAAGGGGCGGCAGTGGGGTGGCTATCGGCGCTGTAGGGGGCGAAATCAGCGGGCTGAGAAGGATGTCCTTGCACAGCCGAACCGGTGATTTTAAGGTTTCTGTGGGCCCGCTGGCGCACGGAACACGGCGGCAGCGGTGCGGGCAATGATGCGCAGGTCCAGCCACAGGCTGCGCTGCTGCACATATTGGCAGGCGTATTGCAGCTTGGCGGGCAAAATTTCTTGCACATAGGCCCGCTCGGGGTCGCTGCTGCGCGCCAGTACTTCGCTCTCGTCCCGGTAC
This Acidovorax sp. 106 DNA region includes the following protein-coding sequences:
- a CDS encoding mechanosensitive ion channel family protein, yielding MAIPKHRLPEWVQDWLEVIVPGGQILGIMLVAFLLQGLLRRLVRKTAMHYQLPGELVVPINGLIRWTIMASAVLLVLERLGVSATVLWTAFTGFATVGAVAFFAAWSVLSNLFCALLIFTVRPFRIGDHVEVLDTAEKPGAKGRVVDVNLLYTTLEEFNTPPGSAWVQIPNALIFQRVVRRWHGEPPSPAALAATLPATASEPQAASPVTSSAAQATSPAP
- the nagZ gene encoding beta-N-acetylhexosaminidase encodes the protein MTEHAPLIIDVAGTELTATDRRRLAHPLVGGVILFARNWVDRAQLLQLTSSIKAVRDDLLICVDHEGGRVQRFRTDGFTHLPPMRALGEMWMDDGKGAKAVPGSGALRATNAATAAGYVLGTELRACGVDFSFTPVLDLDWGESGVIGDRAFHRDPRVVALLAKSLMHGLLQAGMANCGKHFPGHGFVKADSHTEVPVDKRSLKAILADDAAPYPWLSTTLTSVMPAHVIYPKVDSRPAGFSQRWLQEILRRQMRFDGAIFSDDLSMEGARRIDGQVVSYTDAALAALEAGCDLVLLCNQSLGKGEAVDELIDGLAAAQAQGCWQPNVDSESRRLALLPETLPQPWDELMLQPAYMQALDLLM
- the lysS gene encoding lysine--tRNA ligase codes for the protein MSEQNHAPAPQDENQLIAERREKLRALREAQAQGGAVAFPNNFKPAHKAAALQAAHSGADAEALEANPVTVSVGGRMMLKRVMGKASFATVQDGSLGDTGGRIQLYITRDAVGEELYAAFKHWDLGDIVGAEGTLMKTKTGELSIKVTSLRLLTKSLRPLPDKFHGMSDQEQKYRQRYVDLITDEQARKRFVARSKAVAGLRDFMVQNDFLEVETPMLHPIPGGANAKPFVTHHNALEQEMFLRIAPELYLKRLIVGGFERVFEINRSYRNEGISVRHNPEFTMMEFYAAYWNYQDLMEFTEKLIREVALKATGSLQLSYGGRDVDLSQPFARLTIREAIFQYTEAGAHVDDAAWLISALKKLGMSEEKDKLSTRSLASLQVFYFEETVEDKLWQPTFIMEHPTEISPLARANDTRPEVTERFELYITGREFGNGFSELNDAEDQAARFHAQVAAKDSGDDEAMFYDHDFVRALEYGMPPTGGCGIGIDRLMMLLTDSPSIRDVILFPALRRES